In Oncorhynchus keta strain PuntledgeMale-10-30-2019 chromosome 36, Oket_V2, whole genome shotgun sequence, the DNA window CGTGGAACCACAGGGGACAGGGAAGCAGGTCCTCCGGCATTCAGGTGACCAGTCTGATTCTCATCCTCGACCATGAGATGGTAGGGCCATGGCGTTGGAGACAAGTGAGGCAGAGGATGATTTTGTGAACTGGTACACTGGTGATGAAGAGGATGTTCTCCTGGTGATTGGACTCCATCGTGAGGGTGAGTGGTTGAGTGATGTGTCTGATGGTTCCAGATCCTAATGGCTGACAGTCGAGACTTTGAACCGGAAAAAAAGAGGAGAAGAGGCTCTGATCCCGAGTGCTCGCCGGAGGGAGAGAAGCGATGAGAATGCCGATGCTCCCGGATGAAGGTTATCCAGATGGATGGCCATCGCAATGAGTGAGTCCAGGGTGAGGTTATTGTCACGACAGGCCAGTTCCATCTGCACCTCCTCGCGCAGACCTCTAATAAAAAtgtactctgagctgcgcttcggtaggttggtggtagatggaaggccgtgttgcccaaccgagtcctttgaagaatgtctctggtgatCAATTGGAtatgttgtagtaacgtcgttgtgtgatagacagaatactctgtctgttccttcctaacccttgtttgcatctgctgttgctaactcaacggctaggaggtatcacttctgtagtgaataagagttcaaagttcataccattcgcaaccaaagctcacgctgatgttggcttcgttctgtagttattatctgaaccattctgacataggaccgtcgtcctataaacgttttatagcccatgtcccttcacaggggcaggccactgattgagcagagccctatcttatgaaaacccaaatctcaaattttagaagctaaaatcacatttcatcccatcacaaataatttcatattcagaCATttcaattgaacaacaattccatgtgaatccgataactctgatgtgtagactttccactgtagagtttatgtcatcttatcattgatgagaatgtctcagatgacaactaaactgacatcatattcattaagtaccaccgcatatgttcaattgttcggattaccagaatttagttaatttccccccaccttctgatgttcccagaatctctatgttagccaagggttttgcaaatgtaacctcagtagggtagagagaggaaaaagggggggggggggtatttatgactgtcataaaccttaccccccaggccaacgtcatgacagtacaatcaagacaaaacaaatggaagagAAACgtagatcggtggcagctagaaagccggtgacgacgaccgccgaacgccgcccgaacaaggagaggcaccaacttcggcggaagttgtgacaaTAAGTCACATCTGTGACATAACTGCAGATAAAAtgtaggcctagattcaatccgtatcgcagAAGATCCACGCAATAGCGTGATTGAATTTTAAAGGCGATGTTCCTGCATTcgcagagactgcattcacggtaaacgctgcatatgttgGCTCTAATGAAAATAACCTTTACATTTCAATCGCACTATAACGCAGATCTTCGACCATATAGATTGAACCTAGTGCTTTTGCTCAAAACAAGTGAGAGGCTCTGAAAACAATATTGTTAACAGTTGTGTGCATTCACGTGCTTTAAACTCATAGAGATCTACGATTGGCTAACGGCAAACAAGCTgcgtcaaccataaactaaaagtacagctaTTATGCTCATTAACAAATTAAGAGGTAATAATCCACATGAATAGATTGTCtttataaataatgttttgttgttgcatttaacTGGTAATCAAGGTAATTTCCTTAGTATGTGACGTCAGAGTTCAGAGATGATGGACAagtttcccactagtaattacTATTTAAAGGTGCGTTCAAGTTCATTTTCCACAGTTGTATGCTGGTATTTAAGAATTTAAGAACCAGTTTTTAGAACGCATGATCAATCCAGTTTTACTGACACCATTTCCAGCTGCCATGTAGGTAAAACCTGAAGACAGGGCCCATCTTTTGTAGGCTGCTGCTAGGATATCACCAAGGTGTAGTCGGCAAAACAAAAACCTGTTAGCCTAAATGGAACTAGTGGAATATATTCCCTAAACGCAGTAATGTCCTGAATTACATTTttgatttaaccaggcaagtaagttaagaacaaagtcttatttgtaatgacagcctacaccggccaaaccctaacaatgCTGGGCccattgtgcaccaccctatgggactcccagcctggaatcaaaccagggtttgtagtgatgcctctagcactgagatgcagtgccatagaccgctgcgccactaggGGGCTCcctagtggcgcagcggtctaaagcactgcatctcagattAGGTGCATCTCAGATTAGGTGTTATTTAACACCCCCGGAtttagaggaggaacagaatgcGGAGAAGGAGAATTCACAGATATTATCTGTTTCTTATGGAACTCTGGAGAAATCAAGTGGATGTGGTTGAATCATACTCAAATCTCAAATGTTCTATAAAGCACTAAGGATATACCTGTTTATGGCAGCTGTATGTTGCCAAACACAAAAGAAAAAACAAGAAAACATACAAATATCCATGTCTGTTTTTGATAAGAGCTCACTGCAGGGCTTTTGTTTTTCCCATAAAACTTGCAGCcactttttttctttttcttttaggAATGTGGAATGTGGAGCCGGTCAACTCTGATTGGTCAGAATTCCTGTGATGAAAGGGTTCTGCCCATCCAGACATAGGAGAAGAAGTGTGTGGAagtttacagtagtgagttatttcgcactcactcacacacatacagtacattcacttTCTCACCGTCTTCAGGATGAACCATCCACTGCATTTcgctctcctgttcctctctttgGGATTTCTGTGCCAGACCACCACCAATGCTGTTCTTATGGACAAACTGGCAAACAGCAAAATCTGTGCAGATGAGGAATGCTCATGTGAGTACAGTAGATTTTATGCACCTTACCGATCTGAAGACCATTTTTGGAGAGTATGGATTTGGGTTCTCTATTCAGACATTCTGCATTTTTTGAGGTGTGTGACAATACCATGCACCTATCAATCAATCCAGTCAATACTGGCTTTATATGTGATTTGACAAAAAGAGTGCACAGTCAATGTTTTTTCTTATTTTATATACTGTCGGTAATTTGCTTTCATGTTGATTGTGTTATTGTTCCCTCTCAGATGCTCTCTCTATGGCCGTGGCTCTGGATGACTTCACTGCTCCTGACTGCAGATTCATCAACATCAGGAAGGACCAGATGATCTATGTGTACTCCAAACTCACACCAGACGAGGGCACTGGAGTCTTCTGGTCTGGAAGTGTATGTTCTGTGATGATGGGTTTGTTTCCAGAGTTACAGAAACATTTTCATTACTGTTCACAATATGCTTTTAGAAAATGGTTCATCCAAACCGTTTTTGTCAATTCATGTTGAAATGTAAAGACCGTAGGGAAATTATTCCATGTGATCAATGGACCAATCAAATCAGGTAATTCTATGCTCCATCTTGTTGGTCGTGAGGTTCATACCTTTTGAGGTGCATTTTGCTGTGCCTGTCACATTGTTCAATCATTTCGAGTTGTGGAATGTGTGAGATTTGGGCAGAAACTCACAGATATATGACTCGATCACACAAATGCATCTATTCTGCTCTTCCTAAACCTGCTCCCTAGATTTGAATGTTTCTGTCATGGTGAAACACTTGAGCACATCTATCTAGCACCATGTTCCTCTCTCTGGCAGGTTTACAGTGAGCGTTATGTGGACCAGATGGGTATCCTCGGCTACTTCCCCAGCAACCTGGTGAAGGAGACTACCAAGTTTAAGAAGGATACTGATACTGTGGCGATCCCTACGGCCGTGAGTATTACCTCAACTTCCACGCATTCAATACTATAGCTACCACATGTTGTTTGTCTCCATTCATTCTCGCTCAGTAGCTACATTCTCACAGGTAATCAACAGATCCTGAAGTATTACTTATTGTTGTAGTTTTGATCATTGTTACATTTGTTCTCTCTTGCAGGACGTTGACTTCTACTGTTTCTGAATCTCTGGATGATGTAGGCCTCTTTATTGATCAACTGTTTAGCTTTTTTTCTGAGAATTACAAAGGAAATATGTGGAAGTAGAGATCCTTATCATCTGCGGAGCAAAGTTTTTATTATTTCAAAGACTTTTCTTGTATTTTGATATAGAAAATGTGTCAATAAATCCCTTTCATCCCAATGTTTGTACTGAAATTGTTGAATCTTCTAAAATCAGTGATCAAATTATCACGAATATGACTAAAACAAATGTTCTAAGCTTACTGTAGGTTATATTAAACTTGTTGTAGTTTGGCTGAGTGGAAATTCTATGTTTCCAAGTACCTAAACATATAACAATTTCACAGTGAGGCTAGGATACTGCTGCTGTGTGTTGGAAAGACTCCTGTATATTTTGGATGTGTTTAGATCCTTAGTAAACAGGACCGCGGAGTAAGCCTGCCAGGGTTATGGGAGTTACCTTGTTTCATAGGATTAGGGGTTATGAAAAGCACCACTGAAAACATTCTGATAAAATGTTGGTGGAAGATAATATCAATTTGATATGCTTGGAAACAGATAGAGGAAGGAGAAAGCGTGTCATTGATTTTGCAGTTGATGATGCAAAACCTCATCATTTGGCTGGGTATGACAAATTTATTAGAAACAACCTAACGACTTGATATTAGGTTATAGAGTAGTAAATAACTCTAGAAGAAATATTATGTGAAGATTTGTCAAGAAGATATTTTACAGTGGAAATAGaaagatttttttgggggggggccgTGTGGAGCGTGAACACCACGAAACACGAAAACCAATTTTCCCAGTATACCCTTACAATGAGGCTAATTCGAAATGTGGTTGCATAGtcttgtctctcgctctctgtcacaTGCAAGCATGCACCCACACATGCATGCAccaacagtgcattcagaaagtattaagaCACTTGGACTTTTTCaaattttgttactttacagccaaTGTTTTTTAATAATTGGATCCCGAAGCTTGTAgagttatacccaagaagactcgaggctgtaattgctgccaaaggtgcttcaacaaagtactgagtaaagggtctaaatacttacaTACATGTAATATTTCCGTTTTTATtataataaattagcaaaattttctaaaaacctgtttttgctttgtcattattgggtattgtgtgtagattgatgaggggaaaaaaacaatttaatccattttagaataaggctgaaacgtaacaaaatgtggaaaagtcaaggggtctgaaaacctcccaaatgcactgtatgtgtgtgcgtccgcacacacacacacacacacacacacacacacacacacacgcacacgcacacgcacacgcacacgcacacacgcacacacacagagacacacttaCACTCAGAAACGCATCGACACACTGATTGTGTTATTCAGTGTGAGtagacataataataataataataaatgccatttagcagatgcttttatccaaagcgacttacagtcatgtgtgcatacattctacgtatgggtggtcccgggaatcgaacccactaccctggcgttacaagcaccatgctctaccaactgagctacagaaaggACCACACATTcgctgtgtgtatgagtgtgaaAGGTATGTAAAGGTGTTAAAGACAGTGTAAGGTCATCAGGGATGTGTGGTGAAGGTGAGCTACTGAGGTATGGTAATGACCCATCTGCTGCCGTGGCAATGGTACTCAGGCCTACATGCTCACCTTGAGAGTGAATGCAAATCAGCTTTGGAATTCTAAACATATGAATTTGAAATGTCATGTTTTTAATTTCCTAATGTTAATCCATTTCTTATGGGTTGGTAAtgacaccctgaggaaggcagcTTCCGAAACTTTGGTGACTATTAATGAATAATTTGCATCACAGCAAGAGTGGGTGCCCAAATACTCTTTTGAATACTGATTGTCCCAATTAATACTAACTGGAGAAATGGTGTGATTTTGCTAAACTTGAATCTAATATTTGAGTATTTAATCTATGTTgcatatacatactgtacatgtatcCATTAACCATTTGATCAGCATCAAAATGATTGGCAAATTGCAACAAACAACTTGAACTGCAGTGTATTAGCACTGGTTTTCATAAAACAATAGTAATGGGAAATGACATGCATCTGCTTGCTAAAATAGTCTTGATTCCAATGAAAAACACATAACAATTTACGAGTAGATGAACTGATCTCTCATTGTTATGGCTTCTGATACCAGACAACTGATTCTAGGTTCTGCGTCTAGGTTCTCTATTTACGCTACCACTTAAATAACGAACATCGAAAATCATCAAAGGCCTGTAATAAATTaatgtaaaatacttgtatgcttgtaatAATGGAGTATACGTCATAAAATGTTTGATGTCAACATAGAACACAATTTTTGTGCAATTTGAATTAAATATATTAGACCTACAGTATTTATAGGCTAAACAACATGAGTTTTCAATTAATACAATGTGTAGGGTAAATTGCCACAGTAGATTTTAGTGGTAAACACGGAAATACTTTATTTTAGTTTTACAGAATGACTATCaaatagatactgtacatctgttCTTAGTCTGCTCAATTAGCAGGTTTTAAATGAACACTTTCTAGGCTTTGGTGGGAATGGTAATACGGTGGCCAATAGGCCTAATGGTTGCAACTGACATCAGCTGTGTGGCTGGTCATAGCCCGTATTGACAGTTTAACAAGAGAGGAACTTGCTGTAATACGTTAGGCCCATAATGGTTGCAATTGGCCTGATAGTTTTAACTATTTATTTGAAGCTATACTGTGTTTGTTTACAGtaacattgtttacaaacaacgGAGTTATACACACTTATATTTGGGTTTATGAGGGAGTtgttcatgaggcatttataagttatattcttcaagaatcaatgtacAGTATACATCATTCAtttaaaagtttttaaaaaatggtgAAATCACAGATTGCCCCATAAATTCAACCCTATGCCTCAGAAAATCTGATGATTCAGTTTGGAGCCAGGCCAACAGGAGGGATTTGTGCGGTTATTTCATCATTAAGAAACAAAATACACTTTTTTATTTTTCGTCCAGGGGCCTCATTACATTTCAAAGGATAAACTCCCACACCGGAGACATCAAGGACGACTCCAATCAAAAATTA includes these proteins:
- the LOC118369710 gene encoding otoraplin-like; this encodes MNHPLHFALLFLSLGFLCQTTTNAVLMDKLANSKICADEECSYALSMAVALDDFTAPDCRFINIRKDQMIYVYSKLTPDEGTGVFWSGSVYSERYVDQMGILGYFPSNLVKETTKFKKDTDTVAIPTADVDFYCF